A window of the Diabrotica undecimpunctata isolate CICGRU chromosome 1, icDiaUnde3, whole genome shotgun sequence genome harbors these coding sequences:
- the LOC140450201 gene encoding uncharacterized protein yields MSESEEDSMSGADWPVTEEWLQAVLKEHHKDLPDPTMITVLDFTVRQGCETGESVLSDILAVAVKYSLREEPIGVTHSLSFIIKLLPQDPFSRFFVTEAQFDLREIKFYTQVVPDLDLFRQNTADAEDIRLPIPKCYYAHYTAGTNDPEPNPPESVLVLENIKPLGYNSADFARGLTLRQTKSAVESIAQIHALSLCIKVKEGKPITERYPFLFQTNRASDSYQQLVERGLPQLSQFLERRSGLEEVLAALNELRSHTKDIIENLLAPEEPMALITHTDFWCNNLMFKEDEDNCICAILDWQMVTYSRPTNDLALLLNSSVPAELRRLHTGSLLDGYWASLVETCRKLKLDVENELGYDRKKLEEDFKKSQLLALLLCIGSVDLAIGNAQMEERLLELLKDLFEDGLLNADVAAKAQN; encoded by the exons ATGTCAGAGAGTGAAGAGGATTCAATGAGTGGCGCCGACTGGCCTGTGACGGAGGAATGGCTCCAAGCCGTCCTTAAGGAACACCACAAAGATTTGCCCGATCCCACGATGATAACCGTTTTAGATTTCACCGTGCGCCAGGGATGCGAGACCGGAGAAAGTGTCCTTAGCGATATTTTGGCAGTTGCCGTAAAATATAGTTTAAG gGAAGAGCCTATCGGAGTGACGCATAGTTTAAGTTTTATCATAAAACTCCTGCCCCAAGACCCGTTCAGCAGATTTTTCGTGACCGAGGCACAATTCGATCTTAGGGAGATAAAATTCTACACGCAA GTGGTTCCTGACCTGGACCTATTTAGACAAAACACAGCCGACGCCGAAGACATACGACTTCCTATTCCAAAGTGTTATTATGCCCATTATACGGCAG GAACTAACGATCCAGAGCCGAATCCTCCCGAATCCGTCCTAGTTTTAGAAAACATTAAACCCTTAGGCTATAACAGCGCCGATTTTGCACGAGGCTTGACTTTACGTCAAACGAAATCAGCCGTAGAATCAATCGCTCAAATCCACGCCCTGTCTCTGTGTATCAAAGTGAAAGAAGGAAAACCTATTACAGAACGATATCCGTTTCTGTTTCAAACAAACAGAGCGTCTGACTCATACCAGCAGCTAGTAGAGCGTGGCCTGCCGCAATTATCTCAGTTTTTGGAACGGAGATCAGGCCTGGAGGAAGTGCTAGCCGCTTTGAACGAGCTTAGATCGCATACtaaagatataattgaaaatttgTTGGCGCCCGAAGAACCTATGGCTCTTATAACCCATACTGATTTTTGGTGTAACAACCTTATGTTTAAAGAAGATGAAGATAATTGTATATGCGCAATTTTAGATTGGCAAATGGTGACTTATAGTAGACCAACGAACGATTTAGCTCTACTGCTGAATAGCAGCGTTCCAGCCGAACTGAGAAGACTACACACCGGGTCCTTATTGGACGGCTACTGGGCATCTTTGGTAGAAACCTGTAGGAAACTGAAATTAGACGTAGAAAACGAATTAGGTTATGACAGGAAAAAATTAGAAGAGGACTTTAAAAAGTCTCAACTGCTAGCTCTTTTACTATGCATAGGATCCGTCGATTTGGCCATCGGTAACGCACAAATGGAGGAGAGATTGTTAGAATTGCTGAAAGATCTATTCGAAGACGGCTTGCTCAACGCCGATGTAGCGGCCAAGGCTCAAAACTAA